The sequence CAAAAGggctactatttttttatttacatttatttttattatttatttaaatttaaatttattttaattgcaatatgtacaagacaacatttttttgtcaaatgcattactttagacattatttttgaaattataattgCTTTCCTTACTGAATAACTTATGACTTCATGATTCTTGCACATTTATCTGCATTGGTTATCCAACAGAATGACAACATTGTCTCTGCAGTGTCCTCATTTGAGCTCATTTCCTGGTAGGCTCTGGTTTTGTGCATTATCTGGTAGATTAGCATGTCAATGATTTGGGAGAGGGTGATCTGTAGTGTGACATTCAGGATGTCTTCTGTGTCCTCCAGTGGCCTCAGTGCACTTGTGTAGTTTCTTGTGTAGTTAATCTCACTGCACCCCCCAGCAAACTGGAAAATAAagatctgttttctgtttgaatattttaaaatataatatattcctgtgatggcgaagcttaatatttttattcagcaaggatgtacatttatcaaaagtgaaattaaatacatttataatttttatgaatttttctattttaaaataaattctgtacattggaactttcttttcatcaatcagtctatcaatcaatcaatcaatcaaataaattaataaataaataaacaagcaacagcacaattgttttcaatacaaatactaataaatgtttcttgagcagcaaatctgcatattcgagtgatttctgaaggatcatgcaataCTGAATACttgagtaataatgctgaaaattcagctttgacatcacaggaataaattctttttaatgtgtattcaaatataaaactgttcttctagactgtaatattttttcacaatattaattatttctctgtattttttataaaataaatgcagccttgatgagcataagagacatctttaaagaacattaaaaaatcttaatgatcaaTAGTTTGTATACAGTAATTAGTCTAAATGTGATGTGGTGAGTTTATTGAAAGtgcattttttcatttaacagGTGATGACTAACAAATGGAGACATATTAAAAAGCAAAGGCAGGGCAAGATTCATCCTTAAGGTAAACCAAATCAtaaccatcatttttttttatgtagttctGTATTAATGGATAGCAatagatgtgatgtgatgtgatgtgatgtgatgtgatgtgatgtgatgtgatgtgatgtgatgtgatgtgatgtgatgtgacatacagccaagtatggcgacccatactcagaatttcttctctgtatttaacccatccaaagtacacacacctCAGAGCCACCTGTCAATCAGAGCCACATGACAGCGCTTGTGTGACTGATAACAGATGTCCACATGACATATTGCTTAATCAGGAGGAATGGAGGGATGAGATTTCCTGCTAGTTTACTCATCTGAAGCTTTACAACACAAGAGACTGAGTATATCTACAAATAAGTAGTTGGTAAATTGTTATTggccagaagaaaaaaaaaaaaaggtacaattcATGAAACACACTGACactttgtgacaacatgccccagtaGCACAGAACATGGTGTCTCATTATTCATGTTAGAACATGGTTAGACGGTTATAGTGCAGTGTGTGAGGGggaaattgttatttaaatagtTAATGACAGCTTTATGAGAACCTTTTTAATGGACCTGTCACTTTATGcgtccagatggccagtccgcccctgcagTGAGGGCCGGGCCTGAATAAAACCAGTAGCTCTCTGTCACGTACAGCAGGTTTAAATGAGGTGCTTTCAATCTTTGACCACAGAGCGGCAGTATTAGCACATAATTCCACTGTAGAAACTGTATGGCCACATTAGACTGAAGATGATCTCATTTTCATGTGATTATGTGAAAAGGAAGAATATGTGTTTTACATGATCAAATAAACTGATGTATTTGTAAATGGATTTGCAATTTGGCTGTATTTGGAAATTGAAAATCGTTAAAACATAATGAAAGCCAGCACAAGgtccaaacaaaaacaagagtgttgttttgtgtttgccaGAGGCCATAACACTGATTTCACTGTCAAATTCTCCGGCTTGGGGTCAGGATTTATGTGAATGAACGGCAGTGTTTGTCTGAGTATGAAACTGTAGCAGTCTCAAGCGAGTCTACTTCATTTTACTTTCAAATCACACAGAGGCAAATGCATCATCATGTAGCTGGTCTAATGTcttacagtaatatttttttctagagCGTgatagttttctttctttcttcttattttattttatttttgtattattttttatttgattatttttttttactttattttattttattttttttatttttttttctaaaaattgacTCTGTTTCTGTAGTTCTGTTCTCGTCTCTCTCCAGACATACAACAAAACCAAGACTGCTGCAAACTGTGCCAGAAATAGCTGAGGATTTAGAGGAGGGAAGTGAATGTTTCTCGTTTCTTCTGCTCTCACTAACAAGAGActcaaaaaccaacacaaaagaAAGTACATGAAAACTGCTTCATAAGCAGCCACAAACTCATCTCCCAAAAAAATGAACCTGAAACTAATGAGTTTCATGTTTTGTAATCGTGAGGTAAGTGTGTAAAGCGCAGATTTGCATAAACGGTTCCTCCTTTTTATTAAAGTGTCCAGGAAAGTACAAAGTCAGCATTTTATACAAAAGCTTTTATGCTGTGACAGTGGGTTGTGTGAACTGATTCACACACTAGTGGCacagaatttctttcttttgtttaacaGTATTAAATCCTAAATGCTGAAATGAGGTTCCATGTATGTCTCACGGTTGAAAATAAACGTTATAATGAAATCAAGCTTGCTTTACACACAAAGTCTCATTCTTCTTAACATGCttcatatttgttaaatatttgaataatcgtAAATTAAACTTTCTACTGACACAAACTTagtaacaaagaaaaacacaattaaagggatgctccaccccaaaatgaaaattttgtcattaatcgcttacccccatgtcgttccaaacccgtaaaagctttgttcaaggagcgctgtttctatgtgtatttagctttgatttgaaagtaaacagcgcatccttgtggcgtggctgatacagaagagcatacacagcatacggtgatatggagagacacagaggagactgctgacaaaggaattgttgaataaaatcgttatttttgttttcttcacttacaaaaaatgttcccgtcacttcatataaaacagattgcacatctgatggcagatggagtattctgatgacgactttcataccttttatggaccttgtcactgttatttacttggaaatctatgggacagtcacaggcctcccggttttcatccaaaatatcttaaattgtgttcagaagacgatctgagcttttacaggttttgaacgacatgggggtaagtgattaatgacaaaatgttcattttggggtggagtatccctttaaatacacgTATTAAGCAAGAAGAAGTGGGGAACattcaaaaaatttatatttaaaatagcatttgttTTCTTGTCTCTAAATTTGTTCATACTAAAGTTATTACcacaaaatatttgattttggttttttatatgattgtctatatatataaaaaatacatataaagaatatatatatatatattctttatatgtATAAACAAAATTACCAGAGCCAAAAATTCAGTCTAGAAACACTtacaaattgctagtaaatttcaaaatTGTTTAAACTGCAAGTCAcacatttttaagtagaaattttcaagtaaaaaaaaagaaatagggTTTTCTCATAAAATATACTCCAGCAATCTTTCTTTTGGTTACAactttgaaaataattgtttacagTGTTGATCACATAAATTATAAACATGTTCCAAAAGGTTTGACACCCAAAAAGTGTCCAAAATACTGTacgttttgtctttattttgcatACACTTTAAACCCAAATAAGTTAACAGAATTCAAAAAAAGATATAATTAcatcaacattttaatttaagtcgTTTAaagtttaagaatattttttatttatacatgttaatTGCTCTTAACTAAAATGATCACGtaatatcaatttaaatattttggtagTGGAATTTAAACAATAACTAGCTAAATGCTAACATGCTAAATAACGCAAGACTTTGATTAGCATAGCAACAGCTTAATAAGTTAGGCAATACAGAACATTTAACATTCAGTATACCTTCTTATGCTCAACTTGTCAGAAACTCTTCTAAATTAtcacaacaaaacattaaacactaCTAAATCTCCCATTCCAAaatcttgcaaaaaaataaaaaataaaaaatctaacgcTTAATTTTAGCATGTACTCTCCCTTTTGAGTGTCATGACAAAGCGTGCTGGGAAATAGAAATCCCCAGCCCAGTTTCAGTTAAATTCAAGTTCCTCTAAACAAgttcattaaatttaaaacactGACCTAAAATGTGTCAGttgtgtgcactcacaaaaaataaaatcttaacactttaaagtttgtttgtttgatctaATTTAAGTATTTTGAGCATTTACAGTgtatttctattgttttattatttgatacctattatttattcttttatttcccCTTGAAATAAATACCACTTGGTATGATATTTTGTTGTATAATGTAAAgacatttgtactttttattaagTGCGATTTTTGTTCATATGTACAAGTGATAAAACAAATACcccatataaaaatacatatgttcaGGTCACGTCCCATTTATAGTAGCACGCATAATTTCTTGCGGCCTTGTGATTTGGGGTTGAGGAAAGCGAGAACAGCTTCCGTAAACACTTCTTTCACCCCATCCTGGCTGAGCGCTGAACACTCCATGTACTTGCTGGCCTGGATTTGTCGGGCCAGCGCCACCCCCTGCTGTTGGGACACCACCGTCAGGTTCTTCTCCTTGAGGTTCTTCAGCACCTCTGGATCATCTCTCAGATCTTTTTTAGTCCCCACCAGCAGGATGGGCACATTAGGACAGTGTTCTGACACCTCGGGGTACCACTTTAGCTTGACGTTCTCGTAGGACGAGGGGCTGGCGATGCAGAAGCAGATGATGAAGACGTTGGTCTGTGGGTAGGAGAGGGTCCGTAGACGGTCGTACTCCTCCTGTCCCGCAGTGTCCCACAGATTCAGACTGATGACTTTAGAGTCTACAGACAGCTGTGCGCTGTAGTTGTCAAACACTGTGGGAACGTATTCTTTAGGAAAGGCGTTGGTGGTGAAGGAAATCAGGAGGCAGGTCTTCCCAACCGCACCGTCTCCAACCACGACACACTTGATGTTCTGCATTGTTGTTCTGCCTTCAGCTTCCAATAACTGAAAGACACACAAGGACCAAATGTTGTCTTTGACTTGCATGCAGTACGTAAGATATTTAGTTGAAACTAACTTCTACCAAAAATTTGATAGGcctatttgatccaaaatatagtAAGAACAGTaaaattgggaaatattattacaatttaaaatacttgtttattcctgggatgcaaggctgaattttcagcatcattactccagtcttcagtgtcacctgatccttcagaaatcattctaatatggttcTTCTTAGAAATCATCTAATGATGATTCTTAtcgttatcaatgttgaaaacagcttttgctgcctaatattttcgtggaaactgtaatacatattttttccccagatattttgattaatataaagatttatttcaaatgtatttttttagtaacattataaatgttttttttatcacttttgatcaatttaatgtgttgttgcacaataaaagtatacatttattatatatttttttcttttatcttataTCTTTGAATGGGTGtgtcacattttccacaaaaatatgaagcagcacaactgttttcagcactgataataataagtaatgtttcttgaacagaatgatttctgaaggatcatgtttcactgaagactggagtaatgatgctgaaaattcagatttgcatcacaggaataaattacaatttcaaatatattcaaatagtaaacagttattttaaattgtaataatatttctgatttaactgtattttttttttttaatcaaatgcattcCTAGTGAGCATAAGACTCATCTTAAAACAACATGCAAAATGCTGAATATATCAAACTTGAAGAATTATATGTAATTCCAACActggttaaacaaaataaatgaacatattcaTGCTAGAAGACCATCATCGTCGTATAAGTCATGTTTACGTCAAATTATCACATGCATTAGAGCTAAAAATGACCACGTTTGACGCCCACAAAACATTAGTGTTGTCAGTGACCTTTATTTATATCTTTCTGAGAAGAACATTTGCACTGAGCTAGCAGGGAAGTAATTCATCTCACATGGGTGCCTGTTAACTTCATCTGAAACTctgcaataatttaataatctctCAATAATTGTGAAAACATATGATGTGCATTCTCCTCAGCTTGAAAACAAATCTAATGAAGAGGCTGTCGACTCTTTACATGTTGACTTATCTGCTGAAGGCctaaaaatacatgcatgcacTCTAGTTATGCACATCTGAGTTCGAAATGTGAAATCAGTAGATTATTTATAGGTTTAGGGGTCTAACAtgactttgctgaaaaaaaaatgttcctttttttcaAAGAAACTAGAACTTAAAACTGTACAGCTAACTGTTTTAGGGATCATGAACCGCCAACAGTCCATTTACTTATCGAATGTTTCATATTGCGCTGGAAAGTATTTGCGTAAAAATCTTAAGCTCCAATCAAAACGACTACAATGCATTTTCCAGGAATCAGAATGCATGTTTTAGAATGACTAAAATTGGATTTTGACATTTAGGTGCATGTAAATTTTTTACAGATAAGAGTACTTACTGacctggatttatttatttggttagttTTCTCAGTACTACATATTCACAAGCATATTCACATTGACGGTCACTCTACAGACAGTCTCTTTCCTTATAAGTGCGCTGTCAGAATAAACTACAAAGTGAATCAGATCAGGTCTGTGTTGTATATCCAAATGCTACCAACACCATATAGGCTTCATATACTGTAATTTGCACTATATATTTAGTAGAAAAGTAAAggttttctgtctgtctttattataaaatgaaaaataccatTACATATTAACTGTTATTTGGTCAGATACATAAACCGCAATGGAGCTCCATTTGACTATAGCAGAATAAAAATAGGATGTAACTGCTCTAATGACATCATTGTATTCTTATCAGTTTACAAATAATCAAACCAGAGATGCAAATTAAATCTGGCCTAGAATAAAAGCTAATAGGAAACAGAGTTTGGGACAGAGAATCAAGTGCAAATTAGAGATAAACTCACCGGGCATGATACAAAAGAGCGTCCAGGAAATTGTCAATAGTGGTATGAATAAAACTGTCCCTGAATACAGTGACACAGGAGACTGAAGGAGGAAGTGAGCACAGCCTAGTGCACTGAGAGGAAGTCAGTGACACAAAAAAGCAAAGTGCAGTGGAGAAGTTTAAAGATGATGTAGACCAGTGGGGTGCATGTCAAAAAGAAAGACAGTTGCATATAGACACATTTGATGTGTATATATCCActatagtgaatgggtgccgtcagaatgagagtcagaacagctgataaaaacatctcaataatccacaagtacaactccagtccatcagtgaagcaaaaagctgcatgtttgtaagaaacaaatccatcagtaaGACTTTtctttccataatattgctttctccagtgaaaaagtctattGTATCAATCGGGAAAGACGTGTACATGTACCAAGGCACAGTTTACAAGCaagaacagttctaaacaaatatgttggtggattttgatgtgagagaacaagaGTGGAGGTCCCTTTTCATTGGAGGAAACGTTATCATGGATTATGGATAGGTGCTGGATAGGTCAGAAAAGCCTTAGTGATGGCTTTGTTGCCATTAAGAAACATGGACTTGGATGGCTAGAGAGtgagtaatatttttttcagaagatttcattttttgggtgaactattcatttaaactcGCCGTGCATGATCCAAAAAGAGCGTGGGATGCTTCAAACTGAAACGGTGAAATGTTAACATCTACTTGTCCATTAGTGACATTTTTCAGTGTCATCACGAGGCCACTAGGAGGCAGTGTTATCTTTTCACAGACGCAAGCACGCTCTGCAGTCCCTTCacataaaagaaaaagtaaaaaaaaaagttataaaaaaaccACCATAACAAAAGATGTGTTTCCCATAAAAAActgaatgcactttttttttcttttcttttttttttttgcaccagtcAAAGGGCCACTTCCTTGCGTCCTTCTATGCACTACTGAAAGTTGGATTATTAATGACTATTTATTGCTGGTGATTAGACAGAGTGTTTTATGGTCCAGTCAGATTCTGTGgcctttttcatattttttttgcacctaATTTGTGGGATTTCTGCAGaaatctgtgtaaaaataaatgtccCGCAAGCCCCCAATTAAGGAAGTAGGTTATATAGTAAGGTTAGTAAATTATTTTCTATCTTTTAGATTGCAGCTCAAACATCAGAGCACTAGCAACACTTAGGTCAAGGTTTGTTTCCtaggaatgcatgaactgataatgtaatgtaagtcgctttggatcaAAGTGCCAGTTAAGTGCctaaatgtagaaaaataatgtatattaatacaAAGTATGCTAGTATAAGGGAATATAGCCACCCTgaagcccaagactggttgcccactgaagctaattAGGGTTGAgtctggtcagtacctggatgggagagcTCATGGGTAAAACTAGATTGCTGCTGGAAgagttagtgaggccagcaggggctGCTCAACCTCTGGGTCCTCATGGTGCTAcatatgtgtgtgctgtgcatatttattatgtatatataaatacacacacatggatgtatatatttcagatttttttaatatattaaatagatttatatataatataaattatagcctattaatataaatatatacatgtaaatattttcaaaatacagtataaactcaaaaatataatattgtgtgtgtgtattatatatacttatactacggggccgttgaatgcttgaatctgattggctgacgaactaTCTGAggtgtaaaattatttaattactctGCTTTGCATCATGGCCTCATCACCACCCCCGGTgagcattatttttctaataatccaACAGCCCGTCGTCAATTGTTCcttacataatacatatacatattacacacacatataaattatgtaaacaaaaacttttattttggacgggattaatcgcgattaatcgtttgacagtagcctactgataaatattaaaaatatataaaacacccTCCACTGTGGTAAACgtaataaacatacaaaataatcattttataaatatgctagaatatataattaattaaatatacaaaaaaaaaaaaaaaaaaagcttgtgtgTGCTTGTTATAACGGAGTCTGTGATAGTGATCAGGTGTAGTGTGTAATAGCAGGGAGTGTGTGACTGCGCATGCGTCGCGCCGCAGACTGCGAGCCCGGCTTGAATCGAGGAGGAAGCGCAGCTCATTTGGCCTCTGTTTGCTTCTGTCCCTGATAGAGGACGACTGAACCACCGTCCACCTGCCGTATTCTCTAATCGACGGGACGAAAAACCGTGTGTTTTTGGCGCGTTTCAACACAACGCCTCCATGGAGTCTGATGGGAGGAGAGAGCAGCTGAAGACGAACCTCAAACACTGAGACGCTCTCCACGAGGATCCGAGGTAACGCAGCTCGTTTTAAACGATTTAACGTTTAGTTTCCCTGTTTTACATCACATATCGTTTTAGAGATGGATTTGAGTGTTTAGGAGGAGGGAAATGTGAGAACGAGTGGCCTCGTGTCGCTACAAAGCCAGCTGCGCATTCAACCGCATGATTATAAAGATAATACAGTGTCGTTGATTATGAATCACCtatttatgactgattttgttaAGCAAATGTGGGTGAAACAACTATTACTAGGTACGGTCTGCTCCTGAACCATATCTGGATAACGTTACATAATACGTAGGttaatgtgttaataattaagattattattttgtaaagtatATGCTGTCCTTCATATGGTACTGTACAGCTTAACCTTttatactgtaaacattttaaatggtgaGTGTAGTAGTTAACCAAGGGCTGGACTTTATAGtttccacttaaaaaaaatgttaactaacGTTAGTTGACAGGTGAGTACTTAATAGCATTCATCACACGTCATCacgagaaaaaaaattgcattcgtTTTGTTATGGAAATAAACATGTATAAAGCAATTtgtaccactttttttttttttttttttttttttttttttttttttttttacatttactgtgtttttcagaaatattttactgGGGGTCAGATtgatcacaaataaaaacattgtactatttttttaatgactgtaACCTTTCTGAAATTTGAATTtacataagggtaattttttctATCTAATATTTCAATGTCACAATAacttaaaatgaatacaaaaatattaataataataatttttgcagtAATTACAAGAAGTGAATTTCTGCAAAGCATGAGTTAAAATTATTAACCAACTGTATCTTAAATAATTATCTTAAATGATTaacatcattgttttaataattttacactcTGCTTACtgaaaattcctttttttttttacatcttttatttttaccttagaaataatgcatttaaacaaagTGTAAGTGGGgcttacattattaatatattgaaatatattagtatacttttaaatacttttattatgtattatgtatattaaatagaaaaggTCAAGTTCAGAGGCACCATAAatttatatagttaaaaataaaaaatacttcaaaataggGACTTTTATATTACCTTTTtttgggttgggggggggggtgctctgCTGATCATGTGCAGAATAATAAGTGTCATaattaaagacattaaagcaGCCTCCAAAATCAAATACTGTCTAGTAGGTGCTATGTTTAGTTTGAAACTTACTCTAAACTTtacttacagtaaaaaaaaaaaagtatgttctgtaTAGTATGAAAATGAATGGTATGAATGAAATGTGGACATGCTGCTCTTTTTAcgtgttgtttttcatttactaTAAAGTACGAAAGCAGGCATATTCGGATGCAGCATAAGTGTGTTCCATTTGCCATTGTTCTGTTAATTTAATACATGACTTGACACACCGGATTGGATTGTTGGTTTGCTGACATGATCTTTCTCGCTCGTATCCCAAACCAGTCTCACTATGGAGCTCAGCAGATTGGTGACTTTCTGGATTGCATGTATATGCTTCTTGTTGGAATGTCGAGC is a genomic window of Cyprinus carpio isolate SPL01 chromosome B15, ASM1834038v1, whole genome shotgun sequence containing:
- the LOC109098981 gene encoding rho-related GTP-binding protein RhoG-like codes for the protein MQNIKCVVVGDGAVGKTCLLISFTTNAFPKEYVPTVFDNYSAQLSVDSKVISLNLWDTAGQEEYDRLRTLSYPQTNVFIICFCIASPSSYENVKLKWYPEVSEHCPNVPILLVGTKKDLRDDPEVLKNLKEKNLTVVSQQQGVALARQIQASKYMECSALSQDGVKEVFTEAVLAFLNPKSQGRKKLCVLL